A stretch of DNA from Natrinema salaciae:
GAGGGATTCAAAGACTCGATTGTCGTCCTCGAGATGGACCTCATTGAGGACGACGCGGGCATCATCCGAGGTGAGCTGATAATCGAAGGCGAAGTTGATACTACCGGGAGTCTCCTCGTACCGGTCAACGAGCCGAAGCCGGAGAGTTGGCGAGACCTCGACGTCGGAGAGACGAAAGCGTACGGCCTCCGAGTTGATTCTCGGAAGGAGACGCTGCGGGAGAAGATGAGTTCCATCTTCAGTCGCAGTTTAGAGGAAGGACGCGTGCAAGATTTCGTCCCAGGAACGCCACCAAGGACGTAGAGGCCTTCTCTTCCACTCAGGTAAGATATCGACGGATATGCTAGTACTGGTGTTCGAAGCTCAACTCAGCGTGCTCATAGGAGTACGATTTGATACCGGACTCTTCACAGTGAGAGCTAAGCTCTGCCGGAGGGACATATACTTGCTTTTCCGATTCCTCATCGAAATGGTGAAGGAACGCGATAGAGACATTTCGGTCCACCTCGCTGACATCGACGACTACCGCTAAATCTGGGTCGTCGTAGTCGGGCTTGATGACGTAGTCGCCCGGTGTGAATGGGTTCTCCGCAAACTCCAGATTTGTGTGCTTGTAGGTGTAGAGCTTGATATCTTGGTCGTCGCAGTAGGATGCAAGCTTCGCCGGGTGGATTTCGCGCCAGTTCCCGGGACCCTCATCGAGCATATTCGGGAACGCGACATTGACTGCCTCACCGTCCATCTCCTGCCCGTAGGCGGTGGTATTTTTCTCGGGTGGCAAGACCTCTACGACCACCGCGACTGACGCATCATCATCGCCTTTCTTCACAACACGGTCGCCAGGTGAGAAGGGGTTCTCGGGTTTCTGGTTGAGGTGGGCTGTGTTCGGCCCGAGGTCGTGCAGTTCATTCATTGGACGAGAAGCCAAGTGTGCGATCTTCTCAGGTTCCTCACCGGAGTAAGCTTCCTGAGTCTTCACCTTCGACTTGAGCGTTTCAGTCCGTTCCCACCCGAGGAGGATGAGTGCATCTTCGTTATCTCGATGCCATACCATCACGATGACATCATCATCCGGGTCGTTCTCGAGGAGGTTCGCAGGGCGAAAGGCGGAGACGTCACGGGAGGTTTTCACGTCTATCTCATATCCAAACACCTCGAAGTCGTGTCCGGAGAAACTCTCTGGATTGCACCGACGGATGGCCTCCTCATTTTGCCATTCCCACATCTCGACGGGAAGATATTCGCGACAGAACTGTTCAAAGGCGAGTTCACCGAGATTCCCGATGCGCTTGACGTCAAGATTGTCAGCACCTTGGATGACCGCCTGATGATGGGCTCGCTCTCTGTCGATTTCGTCCGGCGTATACAGATACATGATATCCAGATTATCTGATTTTATAATATATCTTTCCATTAGGTTGATGTCAAGGGTGACCAACCGAGGTACAACCGGTGGTCAGAACGCTGGTTCCTTCTGAAGCGTACTCTGTAGTAGAATACTCCCTGACGAAAGAAATCTTCAACGCCATAATCATCACCTCTACGTCTCACCCGAATCTTTCCACTCGTTCTCGAACCTGCTCAATTTCGTTAAACGTGCACTCGTAGGAGGGAATCTATGTACTCGAGGCCCGCCCGACGGCGAGCGCATTCAGATTTAGGCTTTGTCCTCTCCTGCCCGAGTTGTTTGTTTTTTGATTGGTGAAACAAAGGGTCGGTAATAGTTGGGCCTCGGCACTCATAGGGCTCGTCACGACCGGATGCCGAGTCCGGCTCGGAGCGGGTGCGTCGTCATCGGCCACGCGAGGATACGGCAGTCGCTCCAAAGACGGTTTGGATTCCCGGGAGAACGACGCCGCGCGCCGGCTTAGGCCGCTTCGTCCGGTGTCTCGTTCGCGAACGCCGCGTTCCACTCGTCGATCAGGTTCTCGAGTCGCGTCGCGTTCCGGTGGGAGAACGTCCGCGGGGCGCGGTCGGTGGCCGTCCGCGGGGTGGCGGCACTCGAGCGGGGTCGGTGCGTGTGGGGTGTGGTTCGGTCGGGCGTCGGTTCGGTCTCGGTCGGTGGCTGCGGTTGGTGTGTGCTCATGTCGGTCGGGTGGTGGATATCGTCGAAAATCGGTACTCGTCGTCGGCAACGAACTCAGGCTACTACGTGTACGACCGACATCTGTACTCACCCCTATTCGCCCCTCCATTATAAAAGTTCATGATAGATATGGGCTCTGTTGGATGGTGTCTGAAACCAAGTACCGTGGTTATAGATAGCACGATTCCCTGCGGATACGGACCGGAATGAACCCGCGTTCCGCGGGCGGCACCCGTCGTCACCGGTTGCGACTCCGATAGTTTGAGAAGCCGTCGCCGAGTCTCCCCGAGCAATACGATGGCCAGCGACGAACGGGGCGGTGGCGACCGCGGGCCGGATGTCAGCTTCGTGGTGCCGGCACGAAACGAGGCCGACTACCTCCGGGGAGCCGTGGCGAGCCTCGCCGCCCTGGACACGGACTACGAGTACGAGGTGATCGTCGTCGACGGCGGCTCGAGCGACGACACGCCGGCGGTCGCCCGCGAGTACGGCGCGACCGTCGTCGACGAGGGCGGCTCGAGCATCGGCGCGGCGCGGAATCTCGGCGCCAACCGCGCGGCCGGGGAGTGGCTGGCCTTCGTCGATGCGGACACGCGAGTGCGGGCGAACTACCTCACCGAGTTGCTCGGCTTCGCCGAAGCGAACGGGCTCGCGGCCGCGAGTTCGCGCTGTCGGATCACCGGTCCCCGACGAGCCGCGCTGATGGCGGTGACGATCAATCAGGTCTTTTCGCGGCTCGAGCGACCGATCATGCCGGGGTTCAACTGTCTGGTCCACCGCGAGGCGTTCGACGCGGTCGGTGGCTTTCCCGACGTGCCGAACGAGGACACGGCGTTCAGTCGGCGGCTCGCTCGCCGTTACCCGACGGCGTACTGCCCGACCGTGCTGGTCGAGAGTTCGGGCCGGCGGATCGCAGACGACGGGCTGACGGGGACGCTGTGGCACTACCTGCGGCTGGACCTCGAGCGACTTCGGGCGGAGTACTGAAGACCCCCGACTCACGGCCCGTTTCTCGGGCCCGCGGCCGAACCGACGAGACGGTCGACGCCGTCCACGCCGACCCGTTCGAGCGCCCGCGGACTCTCGAGTCCCGTCACGGACCCGTCGCTGACGGAGACGGCGACGATTTCGCCCACGGCAGTAGCTGCCGATATGGCAACCCACAATGGGATCGACGGCCACACCGGCACCGTCATGGCGACCGCTTTTTTCGGTGCGCGTCGCCGGAACGTCCGTGTCGACGGTTCCAGCGACGGCGGAACGACTGCTCGAGAGCGAGCCGCTGATGGCGCATCTGGGGACGAGCGTCGAGGGACGACCGCACGTCGCGCCGGTCTGGTACCGGTACGCAGACGGAGTGGCCGAAATCGTCACGACGGGACGGAAGCTGGCGAACGTCAGGCGGAATCCGCGGGTCGCCCTCTCGATACAGAAAGACGACGCGGGACAGACGGAGTGGATGGTTTCGCTGCTCGGCACAGCGACGGTCGTCGAGGACGAGGCCGAGACAGTCGCGGCCCGCCGTCGGATCAACGAGAAGTACGACGCGGACCCGGACGCTTACGCCGGCAACACGCTGGTCCGGATCGACGTCGGCTCGGCGACCTACCGGACGTACTGATTCCATCTCCCGTCTCGAGACGGTGGAGACGGCGAGCGGCTCAGGCCCGAAACAGAATCCCGGGGAGCTCCCCGGACCCCCGCCCTCGTAGCGGCGCGGCCCAGCCGGCGTTCTTCGCCCCGTCGATCCATCACTGCCGACCCGGCGACGGCTCGCGCAGCCCCGGATGCGTCCGCAGCTCGCGCACGCGTCGCATCTGTGCACGGAGATCGGACCGGCTTCCGGGCACCGACTCCTCGAGGGCGTTCTCGTCGCCGTCACCGTCGCCCTCGAGTTCGTCCAGCGACTTCAGGAACGTCCGGAGGTCCTTGTGGATCGCCAGTCCGGCGTAAGCGCCGTCGCCGATGGCGATCGTCGTCTGGTTCTGGCCGTGGGTGACGTCGCCGACGGCGGAGACGCCCTCGACGCTGGTCTGCCGGTTCTCGTCGACCGCGATCGCGCCGTCGTCGGCCAGTTCGCAGCCCAGTTCCGCGGCGAGGTCGGCGTTGTACGCGGAGCCGTACATCGCGAACCCGCCGAGGTAGTCGCGCTCCGTTCCGTCGGCGAACGAGAGACCGCCGAGCCACGGCGGTTCGTCCGCATCGATGCTCTCGTCGGCGTCCGCCGAGACGACGGCCGTGTCGATCCGATCGACCGGGTGGGCCTCGAGTCGCGCGGCGGTCTCGTCGTCCCACTCCGGCTCGCGGTCGTTCAACAGGAGGTCGACGTCGTCGGTGAAGTTGCACATCGTCATCGCGACGTGGGCCGCGCTCTCCGTGTGGCCCAGCACGAAGACCGACCCGTCGCCCAGCGTGTACGCGTCGCAGTGGAGACAGTAGTGCAGGCCGCGACCCGTAAAGCGCTCGAGTCCCGGCACCTCCGGACTGCGGTCGCGGAAACCGGTCGCGAAGACGATCCTGTCGGCGTCGACCGTGGAATGGACGGCCTCGAGTCGGAATCGGGGCCCGTCCCCGCCCCCGTCCAGTTGGCTGACCGACTCGACCGCGTCGGGGTAGAAGTCGCCGCCGTAGTGCTCGAGTTGCTCGACGGCGTGGGCCGCGAGTTCCTCACCGGAGACGGTCTCGGAGACGCCCAGCAGGTTGTGGACGTGGTCGACCGCCGCGTGGCGGCCACCCTCCTTCTCGAAGACGGCGGTGCGGTGGCCCAGCCGCGTCGTGTACAGGGCGGTCGTCAACCCGGCGGGACCGCCCCCCACGACGGCGACCTCGTACGCGAGTGGCTCCGTCGGTTCGCTCATCGTACGCGTACTCCCGCCCCCAGCGGGTTGAGGCTGGGCCGTGAATATGCGGCCGCAGCGATCGACCGACAGTCGACCGTCGACAGTCGACCTCGAGTTGCCGACCGACGCGAAGGCGAGCCTCGAGTACGCTCGTCCCTCCGAACGTTCAATACGCCGTCGTCTGAACCCCGACTGTGGCACGAGAATACGACAAGCTCGTCCGCGATCGCATCCCGGAGATCATCGAACGGAACGGCGAGGTCCCGGTCGTTCGCACGGCGAGCGACGACGGCGAATACGAGGCCTCCCTCGTCGAAAAGCTCCGGGAGGAGGTCGAGGAGTACGCCGAGAGTCGGGAGCGCGAGGAACTCGCCGATATCCTGGAGGTCGTCCGCGCGATCCGGGAGGTCGAGGGGCTCTCCGATCGAGAACTCCGCGAGCTCCGCAATCGGAAGGCCGAGGAGAGAGGCGGGTTTCGAGAGCGGGTCATCCTCGAGCGCGTCGAGTCGTAGCGCGGGTCGCCGTTCCAGTACCAACTGAAGCGACTCACACACCGATCGCGCAGCCGTCGTGCGATCGGGTGTGCAGTGACCGTCAGTGGCTACTCGAGTCGTCCTTCTCGAGTCGCTCCCGAGCCGCCGCGACAACCAGCGGGAGCGTGATCGTCGCGTCGGCGTAGACGGAGACGTTGTCGGCGTCCTTCTCGAGTTTGCCCCACGAGCGGGCCTCGTCCAGGGTCGCGCCGGAGAGGCCGCCGGTCTGTTTCGGGTCCATGGTCAGCTGGACGGCGTAGTCGTACGCGCCGGGCGTGACGAGCATCGTCTGGAGGGTGAAGTTCTTAGGGACGCCGCCGCCGACGACGAACGCGCCGGCCTCGTCGGCGTCGTAGGCGATGTCGGTCAGCGGCGTCATGTCCGCCAGCGCGTCCAGCGAGAACGCCGAGGTCTGGGAGTACATCCACGCCTGCAGGCCGAGCACGGAGTCCTGAATCGCGGGGCAGTAGATCGGCACGTCGTTCTCGTAGGCCGCGGCGGCGATGCCGGCGTCCTCGTCGACGTCGTCGCGCTCGTTGACCTCGGCGTTGGCGCGGCCGAGTTCCTCGGTGAGCCGCTGAATGGGGACGATGCCCTCCGCTTCCAGGGGCGGGAAGACCTCCTCGCGCAGGTGCGATTCGAAGGTCGCGAAGAACTCCTGTGGGAGGTAGACGTTGTAGATGCGGTCGACGCCCTCGTCGCGCAGCGTCTCGTCGTGTTCGCGCTCGGTCTTCCCCTCGGCGTGGACCGCGCCGTGGTGGTGTTTGCCGCCGATAGCCTCGATGGAATCGTGGGTGAGGTTCGCCCCCGTCGTCACGAGGACGTCGATGTGGCCGTCCCGGATCAGGTCCGCGACGATCCGACGCATTCCCGTCGGCACCATCGCGCCCGCGAGGCCGAAGAAGACGGTCACGTCGTCGTCGAACATCGACTCGGTCACGTCCACGGCCTCG
This window harbors:
- a CDS encoding nucleoside triphosphate pyrophosphohydrolase, whose translation is MAREYDKLVRDRIPEIIERNGEVPVVRTASDDGEYEASLVEKLREEVEEYAESREREELADILEVVRAIREVEGLSDRELRELRNRKAEERGGFRERVILERVES
- a CDS encoding pyridoxamine 5'-phosphate oxidase family protein, which codes for MSTVPATAERLLESEPLMAHLGTSVEGRPHVAPVWYRYADGVAEIVTTGRKLANVRRNPRVALSIQKDDAGQTEWMVSLLGTATVVEDEAETVAARRRINEKYDADPDAYAGNTLVRIDVGSATYRTY
- a CDS encoding glycosyltransferase — translated: MASDERGGGDRGPDVSFVVPARNEADYLRGAVASLAALDTDYEYEVIVVDGGSSDDTPAVAREYGATVVDEGGSSIGAARNLGANRAAGEWLAFVDADTRVRANYLTELLGFAEANGLAAASSRCRITGPRRAALMAVTINQVFSRLERPIMPGFNCLVHREAFDAVGGFPDVPNEDTAFSRRLARRYPTAYCPTVLVESSGRRIADDGLTGTLWHYLRLDLERLRAEY
- a CDS encoding NAD(P)/FAD-dependent oxidoreductase, translated to MSEPTEPLAYEVAVVGGGPAGLTTALYTTRLGHRTAVFEKEGGRHAAVDHVHNLLGVSETVSGEELAAHAVEQLEHYGGDFYPDAVESVSQLDGGGDGPRFRLEAVHSTVDADRIVFATGFRDRSPEVPGLERFTGRGLHYCLHCDAYTLGDGSVFVLGHTESAAHVAMTMCNFTDDVDLLLNDREPEWDDETAARLEAHPVDRIDTAVVSADADESIDADEPPWLGGLSFADGTERDYLGGFAMYGSAYNADLAAELGCELADDGAIAVDENRQTSVEGVSAVGDVTHGQNQTTIAIGDGAYAGLAIHKDLRTFLKSLDELEGDGDGDENALEESVPGSRSDLRAQMRRVRELRTHPGLREPSPGRQ
- a CDS encoding deoxyhypusine synthase gives rise to the protein MSDEHDHGGDADDEADSHHPERETFSHDPVGHAEARAGMTVGELADEYGSAGVGAADLHEAVDVTESMFDDDVTVFFGLAGAMVPTGMRRIVADLIRDGHIDVLVTTGANLTHDSIEAIGGKHHHGAVHAEGKTEREHDETLRDEGVDRIYNVYLPQEFFATFESHLREEVFPPLEAEGIVPIQRLTEELGRANAEVNERDDVDEDAGIAAAAYENDVPIYCPAIQDSVLGLQAWMYSQTSAFSLDALADMTPLTDIAYDADEAGAFVVGGGVPKNFTLQTMLVTPGAYDYAVQLTMDPKQTGGLSGATLDEARSWGKLEKDADNVSVYADATITLPLVVAAARERLEKDDSSSH